A window from Lachnoanaerobaculum umeaense encodes these proteins:
- the spoVG gene encoding septation regulator SpoVG, with amino-acid sequence MQITDVRVRRIDKEGKMKAVVSITLDNEFVIHDIKVIEGEKGLFIAMPSRMAADGEYRDIAHPINSQTRELISDTVIGKYEAMLLEDAADVNV; translated from the coding sequence ATGCAGATTACTGATGTCAGAGTTAGAAGAATTGATAAAGAGGGTAAGATGAAAGCCGTTGTATCAATTACTTTAGATAATGAGTTTGTTATTCATGATATAAAGGTGATTGAAGGTGAAAAAGGTTTATTTATAGCTATGCCAAGTAGAATGGCAGCAGATGGTGAATACAGAGATATTGCACATCCTATAAATTCTCAAACGAGAGAACTTATTTCAGATACGGTCATAGGGAAGTATGAGGCAATGCTGCTTGAAGATGCGGCAGATGTAAATGTATAA
- a CDS encoding DUF362 domain-containing protein: MAYTITDKCVSCGTCEGECPVSAISQGDTQYVIDADACIDCGTCASVCPTDAIIA; encoded by the coding sequence ATGGCATATACAATTACAGATAAGTGCGTTAGTTGCGGAACTTGTGAAGGCGAGTGTCCAGTAAGTGCAATCTCTCAGGGTGATACACAGTACGTTATTGATGCTGATGCTTGCATCGATTGCGGAACATGTGCTTCAGTTTGCCCTACAGATGCTATCATAGCTTAA
- the rplI gene encoding 50S ribosomal protein L9, with product MKVVLLEDVKSLGKKGDIVEVSEGYARNFIIPKKKGVEANQENLNTLKLQKANEEKIAKEKLEAAKELASKLNEASVSLTIKGGKDGRTFGSVSSKEIEEAIKTQLGLEIDKKKLVIAEPIKTFGSHEVKVKLHKDVTANLKVKVGEE from the coding sequence ATGAAAGTTGTTTTATTAGAGGATGTAAAATCACTTGGGAAAAAGGGAGATATTGTAGAGGTAAGTGAAGGATATGCAAGAAACTTTATTATACCGAAGAAAAAGGGCGTAGAGGCTAATCAGGAAAATTTAAATACTTTAAAACTGCAAAAAGCAAATGAAGAGAAGATTGCTAAGGAAAAACTTGAAGCAGCAAAAGAGTTAGCCTCAAAGTTGAACGAGGCAAGTGTATCTTTGACTATAAAGGGTGGAAAAGATGGAAGAACATTTGGATCAGTATCATCAAAAGAAATTGAGGAGGCTATAAAAACTCAGCTTGGACTTGAAATAGACAAGAAGAAGCTGGTTATTGCAGAACCTATAAAGACATTTGGAAGTCATGAGGTAAAAGTTAAGCTGCACAAGGATGTTACAGCTAATTTAAAGGTAAAAGTTGGAGAAGAATAA
- the glgD gene encoding glucose-1-phosphate adenylyltransferase subunit GlgD, which translates to MRAIGIVLAGGNSKRMKELSNKRAIAAMPIAGSYRSIDFALSNMSNSHVQKVAVFTQYNSRSLNEHLSSSKWWDFGRKQGGLFVFTPTITAESSDWYRGTADALYQNLVFLKRSHEPYVIICAGDGIYKLDYNKVLEYHIEKKADITVVCKKANASDDVTRFGMVSINDDGRIVGFEEKPIVTDSLNISCGIYIIRRRQLIELIERSIAEDRYDFVKDILIRYKNLKRIYAYKINSYWSNIASVESYYKTNMDFLKKEVRDHFFVEYPGVYSKVDDLPPAKYNPGAKVSNSLVASGCIINGTVENSVIFNKSYIGNGCVIRNSVILNDVYVGDNTVIENCVVESRDTIRANSTYIGTAEKVKIVIEQNERYAL; encoded by the coding sequence ATGAGAGCAATAGGAATAGTGTTGGCAGGCGGAAACTCAAAGAGAATGAAGGAACTTTCCAACAAGAGGGCTATTGCAGCAATGCCCATAGCCGGAAGTTACAGAAGTATAGATTTTGCACTTAGCAATATGTCAAACTCACATGTACAGAAGGTGGCTGTATTTACACAGTACAACTCAAGATCATTGAATGAACATCTTAGTTCATCAAAATGGTGGGATTTTGGAAGAAAACAAGGCGGTTTATTTGTTTTCACACCAACCATTACAGCAGAGAGTTCAGATTGGTATAGAGGAACTGCTGATGCACTTTATCAAAATTTGGTGTTTTTAAAGAGGTCTCATGAGCCGTATGTTATTATATGTGCAGGTGATGGTATTTATAAACTTGACTATAATAAAGTATTGGAGTATCATATTGAAAAGAAAGCAGATATTACTGTAGTTTGCAAAAAAGCAAATGCTTCGGATGATGTGACAAGATTCGGTATGGTTTCAATAAATGACGATGGTAGAATAGTTGGTTTTGAAGAGAAACCGATAGTTACAGATTCTTTGAATATATCTTGTGGTATATATATTATCAGAAGAAGGCAGCTTATTGAATTGATTGAGAGAAGTATTGCTGAGGATAGATACGACTTTGTAAAAGATATTTTGATTAGATACAAAAATCTAAAAAGGATTTATGCATACAAAATCAATTCATATTGGAGCAATATAGCTTCAGTAGAATCATATTATAAAACAAATATGGATTTCTTGAAGAAGGAAGTGAGAGATCATTTTTTTGTAGAATATCCGGGGGTGTACTCTAAAGTTGATGATTTGCCACCGGCAAAGTATAATCCGGGTGCTAAGGTGTCAAATTCGCTTGTTGCAAGTGGCTGTATCATAAATGGTACAGTTGAAAATTCGGTTATTTTTAACAAATCGTACATAGGTAACGGTTGTGTGATTAGGAATTCTGTTATTTTGAATGATGTATACGTTGGTGATAATACAGTTATAGAAAATTGTGTTGTGGAGAGCCGCGATACAATACGTGCAAATTCGACTTATATTGGGACAGCAGAGAAGGTCAAAATAGTAATAGAACAAAACGAAAGATATGCTCTTTAA
- a CDS encoding DHH family phosphoesterase → MKNTKNTKALLRKNLAYSLIVLVFFLGILLVAPRRGCGAIIFLLALSGIIFIILWNIILSNNLSNYMVEYAMASESTQNIFSQDLDIPYALMDKNGIIAWRNRAFNALVQRDRQAKKDINAMFENISEDDIGNITDKADFHGEYQEKKYRIRITRLYVEESFVYTVCLFDETDLTELKIQKDNSKLVIGLMYMDNYDEAMESVEEVRRSLLEALIDRKINQYINSFSGIVKKLEKDKFFFIIKKENLDSAIEVRFDILEDVKTVNIGNEMRITLSIGIGYGSDKLIRNYELARMAMDMALGRGGDQAVVKTENDIRYFGGKAQTVEKQTRVKARVKAQAFRELLENKDKVIIMGHKMLDMDAFGAAIGIWRIATSLNKKAHILMGDVNPSAKPMIKKFKAGEYPEDLFISEEKAFNSISNDSLVVVVDVNRPSITEGPSLLKKARNIVVLDHHRQSSEIITNATLSYVETFASSACEMVSEIVQYISDDIKLKTLEADAMYAGIVIDTQNFNVQTGVRTFEAAAFLKRCGADVTRVRKLFREDAADYLAKAEAIHNAEIFRDFYAISECDSKNTASPTLVCAQAANDLLNIKGIKASFVLTIYNDMIYISARSMDEVNVQTIMEKLGGGGHRSVAGAQIKDGTIDEVKNRVKDVLKEMIERGEI, encoded by the coding sequence ATGAAAAATACAAAAAATACAAAAGCACTATTAAGAAAAAATTTGGCGTATTCGCTGATAGTCTTGGTATTTTTCCTTGGAATATTACTTGTTGCACCAAGAAGAGGATGTGGTGCAATAATTTTTTTGCTGGCACTTTCAGGGATAATATTTATTATACTATGGAATATTATATTATCTAATAATTTGTCAAATTACATGGTGGAGTATGCCATGGCAAGTGAAAGTACGCAGAATATATTTTCGCAGGATCTGGATATACCCTATGCCCTTATGGATAAGAATGGTATTATAGCTTGGAGAAACAGAGCTTTTAATGCATTGGTACAAAGGGATAGACAGGCGAAGAAGGATATTAATGCAATGTTTGAAAATATCAGTGAGGATGATATTGGAAATATTACAGATAAAGCTGATTTTCATGGAGAATATCAGGAAAAGAAGTATAGGATAAGAATAACGAGATTATATGTTGAAGAATCGTTTGTGTACACTGTTTGTCTCTTTGATGAAACTGATTTGACTGAACTTAAGATTCAAAAAGATAATTCAAAGCTTGTTATCGGACTTATGTATATGGATAATTATGATGAAGCTATGGAGAGTGTGGAAGAGGTAAGACGCTCGCTTTTAGAGGCATTAATAGATAGAAAGATAAACCAGTACATAAATAGTTTTAGCGGCATTGTAAAAAAATTGGAAAAAGATAAGTTTTTCTTTATCATAAAAAAGGAAAATCTTGATTCTGCAATAGAAGTAAGGTTTGATATTTTGGAGGATGTAAAGACTGTAAATATTGGTAATGAGATGAGAATTACTTTGAGTATAGGTATAGGATATGGCAGTGATAAACTTATAAGAAACTATGAGCTTGCCAGAATGGCAATGGATATGGCACTGGGAAGAGGTGGCGATCAAGCTGTTGTAAAAACTGAAAATGATATAAGATACTTTGGCGGTAAAGCTCAAACAGTGGAGAAACAAACAAGAGTAAAAGCAAGGGTTAAAGCACAGGCTTTTAGAGAGTTGCTTGAAAATAAGGATAAGGTTATTATAATGGGGCATAAGATGCTGGATATGGATGCCTTTGGTGCAGCAATAGGAATTTGGAGAATTGCTACAAGTTTAAATAAAAAGGCACATATACTTATGGGTGATGTGAATCCTTCTGCAAAACCGATGATAAAGAAATTTAAAGCGGGTGAATATCCTGAAGATTTATTTATTTCAGAAGAAAAAGCTTTTAACAGTATAAGCAATGATTCTTTGGTGGTTGTTGTAGATGTAAATAGACCAAGTATAACAGAGGGTCCATCTCTTCTAAAAAAAGCGAGAAATATTGTAGTTCTGGATCATCATAGGCAGAGTTCAGAAATAATAACTAATGCTACACTATCTTATGTAGAGACTTTTGCGTCATCTGCCTGTGAAATGGTATCTGAAATAGTGCAGTACATATCTGATGATATAAAACTAAAGACTTTAGAAGCTGATGCTATGTATGCCGGAATAGTCATTGATACACAAAATTTCAATGTACAAACCGGTGTCAGAACTTTTGAAGCCGCAGCATTTTTGAAGCGCTGCGGTGCAGATGTAACAAGGGTTAGAAAACTTTTCAGAGAGGATGCTGCAGATTATTTAGCAAAGGCTGAGGCTATACATAATGCAGAGATTTTTAGAGATTTTTATGCCATAAGTGAATGTGATTCAAAAAATACAGCGTCACCTACTTTGGTATGTGCTCAGGCTGCAAATGATCTTTTGAACATAAAGGGTATTAAAGCCAGCTTTGTTTTGACAATATATAATGATATGATATACATTAGTGCAAGGTCCATGGATGAAGTAAATGTACAAACAATTATGGAAAAACTTGGAGGTGGAGGTCACCGTTCGGTTGCCGGGGCACAGATAAAAGATGGAACGATTGATGAGGTTAAAAACCGAGTTAAGGATGTTCTTAAAGAAATGATTGAGAGAGGTGAAATATAA
- a CDS encoding class I SAM-dependent DNA methyltransferase → MEQYTNFAKVYDLFMDNVPYDKWIEQIKDILHKENIFDGLICDLGCGTGTITEGLSNIGYDMIGIDNSYDMLDIAMEKKYASGNDILYLCQDMREFELYGTVRAVISRCDSLNYIQSLSELKEVFSLVNNYLDPKGVFIFDMNTIHKYQDILGENTFAEVREQASFIWENTYDIEERINEYDLNLFIRLEDDTYKRFEERHVQRAYTFDEIVSAIESSKMSLERYMDADTYGEISENTERILFIAREKGK, encoded by the coding sequence ATGGAACAATATACGAACTTTGCAAAAGTATATGATTTATTCATGGATAATGTACCATATGATAAATGGATTGAACAGATAAAAGATATTTTACATAAGGAAAATATTTTTGATGGGTTGATATGCGATCTGGGCTGCGGTACCGGAACTATTACTGAGGGACTCTCAAATATAGGATATGATATGATAGGTATAGATAATTCGTATGATATGTTAGATATTGCAATGGAGAAAAAATACGCTTCAGGCAATGATATACTATATCTTTGTCAAGATATGAGAGAGTTTGAGTTGTATGGTACGGTGAGAGCTGTAATATCCAGATGCGACAGCCTAAATTATATACAAAGTTTATCGGAACTAAAAGAGGTGTTTTCCTTGGTGAATAATTATTTAGATCCTAAAGGTGTTTTTATTTTTGATATGAATACTATCCATAAATATCAGGATATTCTTGGGGAAAATACTTTTGCTGAGGTAAGGGAACAAGCAAGCTTTATATGGGAAAATACATATGATATTGAAGAAAGAATAAATGAATATGATTTAAATCTATTTATAAGGCTTGAAGATGATACATATAAAAGATTTGAAGAAAGGCATGTGCAAAGAGCTTATACATTTGATGAAATAGTTTCTGCCATAGAATCAAGTAAAATGTCTCTTGAGAGATATATGGATGCAGATACTTATGGTGAAATAAGTGAAAACACAGAGAGAATACTTTTTATAGCTAGAGAGAAGGGTAAGTAG
- the dnaB gene encoding replicative DNA helicase, producing the protein MEESLIKRVMPNSIDAEKAVLASILIDKETVTGAIEILEKQDFYSKAYGIVFECMVELFNEGKPIDLVLIQNKLLEKQVPPEITSLDFFRGIMDSVPTSANIKNYAKIVKDKSSLRKLIRVSEEIVNDCYIGEKNVEELFAKTENEIFKLLETKETKDVVPINEVVLNVLNKIEAASKNNETVTGIPTGFVDLDYKTSGLQPSDLILVAARPSMGKTAFVLNIVQNITMKKKISCMVFSLEMSAEQLVNRLLSMESNVDSQKLRTGNLNDNDWNSLIEGAVSVGSSTLAIDDTPGISINELRSKCRKMKLEKGLDIIIIDYLQLMTGSGKSNISRQQEISDISRSLKALAREMRAPVIALSQLSRACETRPDHRPMLSDLRESGAIEQDADVVMFLYRDDYYHKDTEHPNEAEVIIAKQRNGAIGTINLVWKPDITKFVNMAR; encoded by the coding sequence ATGGAAGAATCTCTGATTAAGAGAGTTATGCCAAACAGTATAGACGCCGAAAAAGCTGTTTTGGCGTCTATACTGATTGATAAGGAAACTGTTACAGGTGCTATAGAAATTCTTGAAAAACAGGATTTTTACAGCAAAGCATATGGCATTGTATTTGAATGTATGGTAGAACTCTTTAATGAGGGAAAGCCTATAGATTTGGTGTTAATTCAAAATAAATTGCTTGAAAAGCAAGTACCACCTGAAATAACAAGTTTGGACTTCTTTAGAGGTATAATGGATTCGGTTCCTACTTCTGCCAATATAAAGAATTATGCTAAAATTGTTAAAGATAAATCCAGTCTCAGAAAACTAATAAGGGTATCTGAGGAGATAGTGAATGATTGCTATATTGGAGAAAAAAATGTTGAGGAACTCTTTGCAAAAACAGAGAATGAGATATTTAAACTTCTTGAAACAAAGGAAACTAAGGATGTTGTACCAATTAATGAAGTGGTTTTGAATGTTCTTAATAAAATAGAGGCTGCATCAAAAAATAATGAGACAGTTACCGGTATACCTACGGGATTTGTAGATCTGGATTATAAAACTAGTGGTTTACAGCCTTCAGATTTGATTTTGGTAGCTGCTAGACCTTCAATGGGTAAGACAGCTTTCGTGTTAAATATAGTGCAAAATATTACAATGAAAAAGAAAATATCCTGTATGGTGTTTTCTTTGGAGATGAGTGCAGAGCAGCTGGTAAACAGACTTTTGAGTATGGAGAGTAATGTAGACTCACAAAAGCTTCGCACCGGAAATTTAAATGATAATGACTGGAACAGTCTGATAGAGGGAGCTGTGAGTGTGGGTTCATCTACTTTGGCTATTGACGATACTCCGGGTATATCTATAAATGAGCTTAGATCCAAATGTAGGAAGATGAAACTTGAAAAAGGATTGGATATCATAATCATTGATTATTTGCAGTTGATGACAGGAAGTGGTAAATCGAATATAAGTAGACAGCAGGAGATTTCAGATATTTCCAGAAGTTTAAAAGCTTTGGCTAGAGAGATGAGAGCACCGGTGATTGCATTATCACAGCTTTCAAGAGCTTGTGAAACAAGACCTGACCATAGACCTATGCTTTCGGATCTTAGGGAGTCAGGTGCTATAGAGCAGGATGCTGATGTGGTAATGTTTTTATACAGAGATGATTACTATCATAAGGATACGGAACATCCAAATGAGGCTGAGGTAATTATTGCAAAACAAAGAAATGGTGCAATAGGTACGATTAATCTTGTTTGGAAGCCGGATATAACAAAATTTGTGAATATGGCGAGATAG
- a CDS encoding glucose-1-phosphate adenylyltransferase, translating to MIKKEMIAMLLAGGQGSRLGVLTHNVAKPAVSFGGKYRIIDFPLSNCINSGVDTVGVLTQYQPLRLNTHIGIGIPWDLDRNMGGVTVLPPYENAAGSDWYSGTANAIYQNLEYMESYNPDYVLILSGDHIYKMDYEVMLDYHKANNADITIAAMPVSMEEASRFGILITDENSRVTEFEEKPKVPRSNLASMGIYIFSWKALRDSLIELSNEPGCDFGKHIIPHIFNNGGRIFSYEFNGYWKDVGTLQTYWEANMELVDIIPEFNLYEEYWKIYTKGDIITPQYISGDAIINKSIIGEGVEVYGEVNNSVIGAGVVIEEGAVVNDSIVMKGSKIGANSRVNKAIIAENSEVGKNCEIGAFEFSESKYDDKVYNCDLAVIGERTTIPDGVVIGKNTAIVGNTTKEDYVDGILPSGDFIVKAGGRI from the coding sequence ATGATTAAAAAGGAAATGATAGCTATGCTGTTGGCTGGCGGCCAAGGTAGTCGCCTTGGTGTGTTGACCCATAATGTGGCAAAACCAGCAGTTTCATTTGGCGGTAAGTACAGGATTATAGATTTTCCATTGAGCAACTGTATCAATTCAGGTGTTGATACGGTTGGAGTCTTGACTCAGTACCAGCCTCTTAGACTGAATACCCATATAGGAATTGGTATTCCGTGGGATTTGGATAGGAATATGGGGGGCGTCACTGTTTTACCGCCGTATGAAAATGCTGCAGGTAGTGACTGGTATTCAGGGACTGCTAATGCGATTTATCAGAATCTTGAATATATGGAGAGCTATAATCCGGACTATGTTTTAATACTTTCCGGTGATCACATATATAAGATGGATTACGAGGTAATGCTTGATTATCACAAAGCAAATAATGCGGACATTACCATTGCGGCTATGCCTGTTTCGATGGAAGAGGCATCAAGATTCGGAATATTGATAACTGATGAGAACAGCAGGGTGACTGAGTTTGAGGAGAAACCTAAGGTTCCAAGATCTAATCTTGCTTCTATGGGAATATACATATTCTCTTGGAAAGCACTTAGAGATTCCTTGATTGAATTGTCAAATGAACCTGGTTGTGATTTCGGTAAGCATATTATTCCTCATATATTTAACAATGGCGGTAGGATTTTCAGTTATGAGTTCAATGGCTATTGGAAAGATGTAGGTACTTTACAAACATATTGGGAAGCGAATATGGAGCTTGTTGATATTATACCTGAATTCAATTTATACGAGGAATATTGGAAGATATATACTAAGGGCGATATTATTACACCTCAATATATCTCAGGTGATGCTATTATTAATAAGAGCATTATTGGAGAAGGTGTAGAAGTATATGGAGAAGTAAACAATTCGGTAATAGGTGCCGGAGTGGTTATCGAAGAAGGTGCTGTAGTAAATGATTCTATAGTTATGAAAGGCAGCAAAATAGGTGCAAACTCTAGAGTAAATAAAGCTATTATTGCTGAGAATTCCGAAGTTGGAAAGAATTGTGAGATAGGAGCTTTTGAATTTAGTGAAAGCAAGTATGATGACAAGGTTTATAATTGTGATCTGGCAGTGATTGGGGAGAGAACAACTATCCCTGATGGAGTTGTTATAGGTAAGAATACAGCCATTGTTGGAAATACAACCAAAGAAGATTATGTAGATGGAATACTTCCAAGTGGAGACTTTATTGTAAAGGCAGGTGGCAGGATATGA
- the asnS gene encoding asparagine--tRNA ligase, whose protein sequence is MKLTTVREIYKNKEKYIDTEITIGGWVRSNRDSKAFGFLVISDGSYFEQIQVVYSDKLSDFNKLTKVNVGAALIIKGTLVATPGAKQPFEIQATHIDIEGESSSDYPLQKKRHTLEYLRTISHLRPRTNTFQAVFRVRSLIAYAIHKFFQERDFVYVHTPIITGSDAEGAGEMFRVTTLDPSNPPLNDDGSADFSKDFFGKETNLTVSGQLNGETFAMAFRNIYTFGPTFRAENSNTTRHAAEFWMIEPEFAFGDLNDNMDLAESMLKYIINYVLENAAPELEFFNQFVDKGLLDRLKNVAESDFGRITYTEAIEILEKNNNNFEYKVSWGCDLQTEHERYLTEQVFKKPIFVTDYPKAIKAFYMKENDDKKTVAAMDCLVPGIGEIMGGSQREDDYNKLLARIEELGMDTKDYDFYLDLRKYGSTRHAGYGLGFERCVMYLTGMSNIRDVLPFPRTVGNCEL, encoded by the coding sequence ATGAAACTAACAACAGTAAGAGAAATATACAAAAACAAAGAAAAGTATATTGATACTGAAATTACAATAGGTGGCTGGGTAAGAAGCAACAGAGATTCAAAAGCTTTTGGATTTTTAGTTATAAGTGATGGTAGTTATTTTGAACAAATTCAAGTTGTATATAGCGATAAATTGTCTGATTTTAATAAATTGACAAAAGTTAATGTAGGTGCTGCTCTTATTATAAAGGGAACCCTTGTTGCAACACCGGGAGCAAAACAGCCTTTTGAAATACAGGCTACACATATAGATATAGAGGGTGAATCAAGTTCAGATTATCCACTTCAAAAGAAAAGACATACTTTAGAATATTTGAGGACAATTTCACATTTACGTCCTAGAACAAATACATTCCAAGCGGTTTTTAGAGTGAGATCACTTATTGCCTATGCTATACATAAGTTCTTCCAGGAAAGAGACTTCGTATATGTTCACACTCCAATTATTACAGGAAGTGATGCAGAGGGTGCAGGTGAAATGTTTAGAGTGACAACTCTTGATCCGTCAAATCCTCCACTAAATGATGATGGCAGTGCTGATTTTTCTAAGGATTTCTTTGGTAAGGAAACTAATCTTACTGTTTCAGGACAGTTGAATGGTGAAACTTTTGCTATGGCATTTAGAAATATCTACACCTTTGGTCCTACATTTAGAGCTGAAAATTCCAATACTACCAGACATGCTGCAGAGTTTTGGATGATTGAGCCTGAATTTGCTTTTGGCGATTTAAATGATAATATGGATTTAGCAGAAAGTATGCTAAAATATATAATAAATTATGTTCTTGAGAATGCTGCACCTGAACTTGAATTTTTCAATCAGTTTGTAGATAAGGGACTTTTAGACAGACTTAAAAATGTTGCTGAATCTGATTTTGGTAGAATTACATATACAGAAGCTATTGAAATACTTGAGAAAAACAATAATAACTTTGAATACAAAGTTTCATGGGGATGTGATTTGCAAACTGAGCATGAACGTTATCTCACTGAACAGGTATTTAAAAAACCTATATTTGTTACCGATTACCCAAAGGCGATCAAAGCATTCTATATGAAAGAAAATGATGATAAGAAGACTGTAGCTGCTATGGACTGTCTTGTTCCCGGAATAGGTGAGATAATGGGTGGAAGCCAAAGAGAGGATGACTATAACAAGCTTTTAGCAAGAATCGAAGAACTTGGTATGGATACTAAGGATTATGACTTCTACCTTGACCTTAGAAAGTATGGTTCAACAAGACATGCAGGCTATGGTCTAGGATTTGAAAGATGTGTTATGTATCTTACAGGAATGTCAAATATAAGAGACGTACTTCCATTCCCAAGAACAGTAGGAAATTGCGAATTATAA
- a CDS encoding SEC-C metal-binding domain-containing protein — MTLLENWRNKAYGDATDNKQKEEIWKNYFIVEKGIYEKILKNPKDVISCTVAELATKFDTDIQTITGFLDGINDSLNTPNPIEEMNEDTTISLDIDLEKLYYNMVEAKADWLYNLPEWDSLLDEEKRKDLYKTQKKSGTVVKEKKIGRNDPCPCGSGKKYKFCCGKN; from the coding sequence ATGACCTTATTGGAAAATTGGAGAAATAAAGCATACGGTGACGCAACAGATAACAAGCAAAAAGAAGAAATTTGGAAAAATTACTTTATTGTTGAAAAGGGTATATATGAGAAGATTTTGAAGAACCCTAAGGATGTTATCTCATGTACTGTAGCTGAACTGGCAACAAAATTTGATACTGATATACAAACTATTACAGGCTTCTTAGATGGAATAAATGATTCATTAAATACACCAAATCCTATTGAGGAGATGAATGAAGATACTACTATAAGCCTTGATATAGACCTTGAAAAGCTTTACTACAATATGGTAGAGGCTAAAGCTGATTGGCTTTATAACTTGCCTGAGTGGGATTCTCTTTTGGATGAAGAGAAGAGAAAAGATCTATACAAGACTCAGAAGAAGAGTGGAACTGTAGTAAAGGAAAAGAAGATTGGCAGAAATGATCCATGTCCTTGTGGAAGTGGAAAGAAGTATAAATTCTGCTGTGGCAAGAACTAA
- the hslO gene encoding Hsp33 family molecular chaperone HslO: protein MKDYMVKATAAGGYIRAFAASTKDLVEEAKNDHNTSPVATAALGRMLTAAAMMGSMMKGEEDLLTLKIEGDGPLRGVIATANNQGEVKGYPFNPTVIIPPNAKGKLDVAEAIGVGLMSVIADTGMKEPYVGQVALLSGEIAEDLTYYYATSEQTPSSVGLGVLLNKDNTIKAAGGFIIQLMPGCPDEIIDKLESKINNLSSVTTMLSEGMSPNDILRDILGDMDLEFNESLDLCFKCNCDKKRIEKALISVGEKELQEMIDDGKSIEVKCHFCNKAYDFDVNELKEMLEKATSK from the coding sequence ATGAAGGATTATATGGTAAAAGCTACAGCGGCAGGCGGTTATATTAGAGCCTTTGCTGCAAGTACTAAAGATTTGGTTGAAGAAGCTAAAAATGACCACAATACTTCTCCGGTGGCTACTGCAGCATTGGGAAGAATGCTTACTGCAGCGGCTATGATGGGAAGCATGATGAAGGGTGAAGAAGATCTTCTAACTTTGAAGATAGAAGGTGATGGACCTTTGAGAGGTGTTATTGCAACTGCAAATAATCAGGGTGAGGTAAAAGGTTACCCTTTTAATCCTACAGTTATCATTCCTCCAAATGCCAAGGGTAAGTTGGATGTTGCAGAAGCTATAGGTGTGGGCCTTATGAGTGTTATAGCAGATACCGGTATGAAGGAGCCATATGTTGGTCAGGTTGCACTTCTTTCAGGGGAGATAGCTGAGGATTTGACATATTATTATGCGACAAGTGAGCAAACACCTTCGAGTGTAGGACTTGGTGTACTTTTAAATAAAGACAATACAATAAAGGCAGCAGGTGGTTTTATAATACAGTTAATGCCCGGATGTCCTGATGAGATAATAGATAAATTAGAGTCAAAAATAAATAATTTGAGTTCTGTTACTACAATGCTAAGTGAGGGGATGTCACCGAATGATATTCTTAGAGATATTTTAGGTGATATGGATCTGGAATTTAATGAAAGTTTGGATCTTTGCTTTAAATGTAATTGTGATAAGAAGAGAATAGAGAAAGCTCTTATAAGTGTTGGAGAAAAGGAATTACAGGAAATGATTGATGATGGTAAGTCGATAGAAGTAAAATGTCATTTCTGTAATAAGGCATATGATTTTGATGTAAACGAGCTAAAGGAGATGCTTGAAAAGGCTACATCAAAATAG